DNA from Planctomycetota bacterium:
GACTTCATCGCAGAATACATGCCCCAGGGCGAGCAGGGCGTGGCGGCGTTCAAGGAGCACGCGCTGCACTCGGCGATCTATTCATTCGTCGCGCTGTGCCTGTCGGTGCTGCTCCTGGTCGGATCGGCCGCGCTGGTCCGCCGGCGGCGATCGTCGGCCCGCACGCTGCGCGTGTACGCGCTCCTGAAGATCCCCGAGGCGCTGTGGGGCGTGTGGCTCACGTATCTGGCCCAGACGTCGCAGATGCGGGCGCTCGAGGGCCAGCCCGGCGCCCCGCCCCCCGCGCTCGTCGACATGATCGGCATGCTCACCGTGGCCGTCGCGCTGGTCTGGTCGCTGTCCCTGCCCGTATTCCTGCTCGCATGGTTCTCCCGCGAGCGCATCAAGAGCGACATCGAGCGCTGGTTCGCATGAACTGCAAGTCCTGCGACTACCCCCTCTGGAACCTGCGCGGGCGCGAATGCCCCGAGTGCGGCACGCCGTTCCGACCCTCCGACTTTGACTTCACCCTCAACGCCGTCCGCTTCTGCTGCCCGCACTGCGGCCAGGACTACTACGGCACGGGCGATCGCGGGCACCTCGTCCCCGACTCGTTCGCCTGCGTCTCGTGCGCACGCCCCATCACCATGGACGAGTGCCTGCTCCTCCCCACCGCCGGCGTGCGCGAGGAGCAGACCCGCCCCGACGACATGCCCTGGCTCGAACGCCGGCGCCACGGCGTCATCAGCGCGTGGTTCAAGACCATCGGACGCGCCATGGTCACGCCCGGACGCCTCATGGACGCGATTCCCGCGGAGGGGCCCAGCGGGTTCGTGTTCGGCGCGGTCACCACCAGCATTTTCCTCCTCGTCTCCGTCGCCCCGCTCTTCGTGTTCATCCTCGTGATGGGCGCGGGCGTCGGCGGACGTCCCAGCATGAACGCCGTCGCGGGCATCGCCGGCGGCGGGGGTGCCACCATCCTCGGGGCCATCGTCGGCATCATCATGTTCCTCGGGCTCTGGATCGTCTGCACCCACGGCACGCTCCGCATCACCGGCGGCGCACCCTACCCCATCAAGCGCACCTGCCAGGCCCTCTGCTACAGCAGCGGGGCGAACGTTCTCACCGCGCTCCCGTGCTTGGGGATGTACTTCGGGTTCCTCTTCGTCATCTGGTGGATTGTCGCCGCGTGCATCATGGTCGCACGCGGGCACCGCATCAGCGGCGGGCGCGCCACCCTCGCCGTGCTCGCCCTCCCCATCCTGCTCGCCGTCGTCGGGGGCGGGTGGCTGACATACGGCATCGTCACCGCGATGAACACGATCAATGCCGCAAACCCGGGCGGGACGGGGACGACGACGTACTCGCCCGCGATGCCGCCTCCCCCGCCACCGACCCCGCCGATACCCTTCCAAGTCAACCCGCCCGCGGAGCCAGCGCCGACGGACGAGACCGGCGACCCCGACCAGCCCGACGCGCCCGCGAGTGACGCGCCCGTTGAAGAACCGCCCACCGCAGAGCCGCCCGCGCGGGTGGATCCTCAATAGCCCGCGTACGCTCGCGCATGACGCGTGCCCGCCGCTCGTCGTTCATCGGTCCGCTCGTTCCGCTCGCCGCGCTCGTGTGCCTTTCGCCCATCGTTGCGGCACAGGGCATCACGCCCCGCACGCAGCCTGATTCTGAGCCACCGGCGTCGCCCGCGCCGTCGGACCCCGCGCCGCCCGTGCCAACACCGCCCGCGCCGTCGGACCCCGCGCCCCCGCCGCCCGATGCCCCGCTCGAGTTCCGCGAGTTCACCGCGCGCGACGGGCGCACCGTCCGCTTTCTGCTCCGCCTGCCCACGTCGCCCGACGAACGCCGCCCGTCGCCCATGGTCGTCGCGCTGCCCCCGGGCAAGGGCGACGAGGCCATGGTCCGCCGGGGCGTGCAGTTGTACTGGAGCGGCGACGCGTTCCGTCGCTCGTGGATCCTCCTCAGCCCCGCGGCTCCCGCCCGCGCCGCCTGGGCCGACGAGCCCCGCCTGCTCGCCGAACTGCTCGACCACGTCGCGACGATCACCCGGTGGGAGAACGGCCTGGCGCACCTCGCCGGCGTGAGCGCGGGCGGGCTCGCCGCGTTCACCGCCGCGACCGAAGACCCCGGGCGCTTCGCCTCGCTCACCGTGCTGCCCGGGGCCCCCGCGAACGACGACGTCCTGCTCCGCCTTGATCGCCTGCGCACCGTGCCCGTCACGATCTTCGTCGGCGCCGACGACGCGGAGTTCTGGCTGCCCCAGGCCCGCCGTGCGGCGGCACGCCTGCGCGAGGTCGGCGCGTCCTGCGACCTGCGCGTGCTCGAGGGGCAGGCCCACGTGCTCGCCCTCGACGGCCCCACGCTGCACGACGCGCTCGAGTCCAGGCGCCCATCGCGCCGGGGCGTCATCGCCCCGCACGAACTCGCCCGGCGCGCCGTGGACGGCGTGCTGACCGACTTCCACGACGCCGCCGCCAAGGCCGACGAGGTCCGCTACTTCGAGCACTTCGCGCCCGACGCGGTCTTCCTGGGCACCGACGCGACCGAACGCTGGACGCTTCCCCAGTTCCGCGCGTTCGCCCTGCCCTACTTCCAGCGCGAGAGCGCGTGGACCTACGTCGCCACCGCCCGGCGCATCTCCGTCTCGCCCTCGGGCGATACCGCGTGGTTCGACGAGATGCTGCAGAACGCCAAGCTCGGCACGTGCCGCGGCTCGGGCGTGCTCGTCCGCACCGACGACCGAGGCGAGCGGCGGTGGCGCATCGCGCAGTACAACCTCAGCATCCCCGTGCCCAACGCCCTCGCCGAACAGGTGGTCGGGCTCATCCGGGGCGCGCAGGCTCCGGCCGATCCGCCCCGCACGCCCCCGCCAGCGCCATGACCCGCGCCCGCGTCTGCTCGGCGATCCGCGTCCACCCCTCGCGCTCGTCGGGCACGTCGTCGAACCGCAGCGCGGGGCCAACGATGATCGTGAGGCGTCGCGGGCGCGGCACGCGCGATCCCGGCGGCATCGCGCTGAACGCCCCGTCGATGTAGCACGGCACCACCGGCACGCCCGTGCCCGCGACGAGCATCCCCAGCCCGGCCCGGAAGGCCTGCACGCCCCCGTCGCGCGTGCGCGAGCCCTCGGGGAACAGGATGAACCCGCTGCGACCTTCCAGCAGGCGCGTGCGAAGATCGGCCATCGCGTGCGTCGTCACTTTCTTTCGCCACAGCGGCACCGCGTTGATGAACGTGGCCGAGAGCGCACTCAGGAGGACGCTGTTGAAGAAGGCATCGCCCGCGGCGATGGGGAACGCGAACGACCGGGCCGTGCGGGGCAGCACGCACGCGAGCGCCAGCGAGTCGAGGTGGCTGGCGTGGTTCGAGATCACCACGAAGGGCGGGGCGAGCGGGAGGTGCTCGGCCCCGATCACCCGCAGACGGTGGCACACCCCGAAGTACGCGCGCAGCACGCCCAGGCTGGCCCGGTGCCCAAGCCACGAGAACAGCCCCTGCTCGCGGCGCACGCTCCGCCAGCGCTCCTCGGGCGGGAGCATGAGATCCGACGCGGGCGAGTAGGTCCAGCGCTTCGTCATGAACGACGATGAGCCTAGTGCGACGTGAAGACACGCGCCGCGCGTCCTGCGCCCAGGTCGACGAACGTGTTGATCATGTGGAACGCCGCCGGCGCCACGAGCAGAAGCGAGTTGCAGCGGTCGGTGAACCCGCCGTGCCCGGGCAGGCTCGTCGCGAGGTCCTTGACGCCCAGGTCCCGCTTGATCGAGCTCAGCACGAGGTCGCCCAGCTGCGCACCCGCCCCCACCAGCAGCCCCAGCGCCAGCAGCAGCACCGTGCGGTCCAGGGGCGTGTTGGGCCAGATCAGGTGCGCCAGGAAGGCGAACGTCGGCGCCACCGCCAGCAGCGCGCCCAGATGCCCGCCGAGCGTCTTGCGCGGGCTGGTGTTCGGGAAGACCCGGCGCCGGCCGAACAGCTTCCCGCAGACGTACGCCAGGATGTCCCCGCCCTGCACGCACAGCACGAGCGCGCACAGGATGGGCCGGAAGTCCGCGTCGTTCGCCAGGAAGGCCAGGTGCGCCAGCCCCGCCCCGAAGAGCAGATACGCCATGCACGCCAGCGAGACCCGCTGCAGGTACCCCTCGGGCCGGTCCTCCAGCACGCCCAGCCCCGCGATCAGCACCACCGTGAGGGGCGGCACCGCCACGAACAGCCCGTACCAGTTGTCCGCGCACGCGAAGACCGTCGCGACGATCGCGCACGCCACCGCGCCCGAGAGCAGCCGGTCGCGGAACAGCCCCGTCGCCCGCGCGAACTCGCGGAAGCACAGCAGCGAGAGCACCAGCACCAGGCCCATCGCCGTCGCCGCGCACGCCAGGATCGGCACGAGCGCGCCCGGCGCGATCACCAGCCACGTGCGGTACCGCGTCCAGACGTCCGCGCGCGTGCGGGGCGACATCTTGCCCATCCCGCGGAATGTCACGATCGCGAGGGGGGTAAACAGCAGCGCCCCCGCCACCACGCCCAGACACCAGCGCGTCACCACGTGGTCGAATGCCCCGCGCGCCGAGAACAGGTGCTCCACGCGTCGTCCGCTCCTCTGGCCCCACGCCCCCGGGGCACGCCCGCCCAGCGGCGCGCCGCAGCTCGGGCGCGCCGCCCGACGCACACTGTACCGGCGAAGAACGCCCGCGCCGGGCGATCAGTTTGGATCGCGCGTCAGCGAGGCGTCGCGCCGGGCTTGTCCTTCAGCAGTTGCATCAGCAGGTCGATCTTCGCCTCCAGCGCGCGCACACGATCCTCCAGCGCCTGGATGCGCCCCGCGTCCGCCGCCGGCGCCGACGCCGCCGCGGCCCGGGCCTGCTCCTCCTTCGCGCGCGCCTCCCATTCGGCCCGCTGCGCGAGTTCCCGGCGCTGCTGCTCCTCCTGGTCCTTGGCGAGCTGCGCGAGCACCGGCTCGACCGGCACGTCGATGAACACCTGGTACGCGATCCCCGCCGTCTGCGACGAACGGTCCTTCGCCGCGAGCGACACCTGCACGACGACGGGTATCCCCGCCGGCGACTTGCCCGACACCGCCGTGAACAACGCCGCGTTCTGCCCGGCGAGTTCGTCGATCCGCCGGCGACGTTCATCGACCATCCGCCCGGACCCCTCGGGCATCGGGACCATGCCCCCCGCGTAGCCGATCTGCGACTTCACCTGCTGCGATGCCTGGTCGAACGCGGCACGGTTGTCCACGCGGATCGTCCCGCTCGCCGAGTCCAGCGTCATCCAGGAATAGCCCCCGAGCAGCTCGAACTCCACCGGCGCCGTCCCGCCGCGCGTCTCATGCCGCAGGAGTGTCTCGCCGTCCTTGCCGAGCACGAACGCGCTCTGCGTGGGCACGATCTCCAGCGGCGGGGCCGCGTGGGTGCACTGCGCATCTGTCACGGTCACGTCGTACAGCCGCGACCGATCGATGGCGACAACCCGGTCGCCCGCCGCCGCGATCACGGACCCGCCGTACGAAGGCGACTCGTACCCGCTCAAGGGGCCCAGGTCCTCCTTCGACAGCACGATCGGCGACTGGCCCGCGGCGCCGGTGAGCAGTTCACGCAGCACGATCTGGACCGTGCGGTCCTTGGTGCGGCCTGATCCGTCGGCCCGGTCCAGCACGAGCGATGCCACGACCGGTCGGGTGGTTAGCAACACCGACCCCTGCGCCTGGAAGTTGCCGCCCACGCTCGACGCGCCGTTGGGCAGCGAGATCTGCGTGCCCGAGACGCGCCGGCCCCACGCCGCCGGCACGTACTCCGCGCCCAGGCCGCCGCGCTGTCCTTCGCCGCTCAGCACCACCCCGCCGCGACCAAGGCTCGTCAGCAGGCGTGGCGTCTTCATCGACTCGTCGTACACCACCCCCTCGTACAGCCAGCCGCCCGGCAGCCGCACGAGTTGTTCGCCCAACCGGCCGAACCGTCGCATGTGATCGGCTTCCCGCCTCACGCCGGGCGGGAGTTCGCCGGCCTTGGCCTCGACGAACCCCGGCGTCGCGAGCACCGTGCTCTGCCCGTTGCCCTCGACGAACACCAGTCGCCCGTCCACCGGCGTGATCGTCCGCGCGTCGTGCTTGAGAAACACGCGGTGCTTTTCCCCAAGGTTCGCGAGGTCGAGCGCCGCGACCACGTTCCCCTCGTTGAACGCCACGTACACGTACGTCCCGTCCACGCTCGCCGCCGTGATCCCCTGCACGAACGACGTCTCCGCCAGCACCTTCCGGGCGACAAGGTCCACCACGCACAGGCGCGACGAAGGCCCGTCCCGCCGCCCGTGGTCCTGCTCGAACCGCCACGCCACCGCCCGCCTGCCGTCGGGGCTGATTGCCACGGCCTTGGCCACGAACGGCAGGTCCACGCCGTCACGCACCACGCGGGCTTCGAACTGCTGTGTCCGGACACCCGCGCCCGCGCGCAGCGTCAGCGTGACCGCATGGTCTCCCACCTGGTCCAGCCCGGGCGTCCAGCGGATCTGCGACCCCGACAGCGTCATGCCCTCCGGCGCGCCCGTGAGTTCCACCTTCACCGACGCGTCCGCGCGCGTCAGCGCGATCGTCGCCGCCTTCCCCGCCACCAGCGATCCCGTCGGGCCCACCGCTACGCCCAGCACGGGCTCCTTCTTCGCCGCGTTCATCGCCGCCAGCGGCACGACCCTCGCGTTCGCCCCCTGCACCAGAATCACCCGATCGTTCGACGCGTCCGCGAACCCCAGCACACGCGCCTGCCCCGACGAGCCACGCCGACGCCCCCCTTCAACGCTTCCCCACCCGCACGCCGCGGGGAGCGCGGCCTGCCCGAGCGTCTCCATCGTGTTCGCCGAAACCGCCGTCGCCACCGCGTCCTGCACGCAGATAACCAGCGGCCGATCGCGGAAGGCCGCCGCCGCACGCCCCGGCAGCACGCCCGCCGGCGCCTGCAACTGCCCGTCGTACAGGGTCGTTCCCGCGCCGACGAACTGCCCCCAGCCGTCCACCACCGGCACGCCCTCCGGCTCGCGCTCCCGCCGCTCCGGTCGCTGCGTGCTCAGCCGCCACGCGTGCTCGCCCTCGCCGGGCGCCAGGCGCAGCGCCGTCGGGTTCGGCGTTGTGTCAGAGGCACGCCACGCGAACACCCACGCGCCGTCGGCGGACGCTTCGATCGCCGAATCACCCAGGTAGTTGTCCGCCTGCACCAGCGACTCGACGCGGAGCGTGCGCCCGTTCACCCGCGCCAGGCTCGCGCTGCCGTCCGTAAGCCGCGCGCTCGCATAGAAGGTCCCGTCGGCCGTGGGCGTTGACAGATCCGTCACGCCCTGCTCGCCCGGCAGCGCCAGGGCCGGCGCCTTCTCCTTCAGCGTCTGCGCGTCCAGCACCACCATGGAGCTGCGCTCGCCGAGCCCCACGACGAACACGTCGCCCTCCGGACGCGCGACGAACGTCACGCACCGGGGCTTGCCGTCCAGACGCACCGGCCCCACCGCCGTCGCGCCCGCCGCCGAATCGAGGAACGCCTTGGGGAACAGCGTGATCGACGCGCCGTCCACCACCGCCAGCGCCCCCCGCGACGTGTCCAGCGCCGCGTCCGTCGGCGTCACCGGCAGCGGCACGCACCGCACATCCGACTGCGCCAGCGCCACCCCCGCCCCAACCACCACGCCCATCGCCACCAGCATGCGCATGCCTACGGCCCCCCTTCGCGATGTCCGCCCGTTCGCCCCGCTCACGCTACCTCCCGCCCGGTCGGTGCGTCAACACCACGCCGTGCGGTCGAACCTCGCCTACCGCGGCGTCGTCACGCTCGTCGCCGCACCCGGCGACACCGGCGCCGCGGACAGCACGCGCTGCACATGGTCGAGCGCGAGGTCGACCTCCCCCGGGCTCGTGTAGTGCAGCGGGCTGATGCGGACCACGCCGTCGTCGGGGTCGATGCCCAGCTCGATCGCCAGGCGGCGCGAGTAGAAGCTGCCGAAGCGGATGCCGATCCCGCGCAGGTTCGCCGAGCGCGCCACCGACGCCGACGTCGCGCCCGCCGCGGTGAAGCTCACCGTGCTCACCCGCCGGGCGTCGGCGACGGGCGACCCCACAAGGCGCACGCGGGGCACCGTCGAGAGCCCGTCGAGCAGGCGGCGGGTGAGGTCGTGCTCGAGGCGACCCAGGTACGCGAACGCCCGCTCGAAGACCTCGCGCTCGATCGCCTGCGAGGGGTCCCGGCGCGCGATGTAGCACGCGTACTCCCACAGCCCCAGGATCATCGCGCACGCCTCGTGCGCCACCCCGCCCACCTCGTAGACGCGGGGCACGTCGTGGCGCGGGATGAACTCGTGGTTGGGCCCGTCGAGCTCCGCCAGCGCCTCGTGCGAGCCGTACAGCACGCCCGCGTGCGGGCCCATGACCTTGTACGACGAGTAGACGTACCAATCGCAGCGGTATGCCCGCACGTCCGGGGCGGCGTGCGGCGCGAACGCCACGCCATCCACCACGCTGCGCGCGCCGTGCCGGCGCACCACCTCGCACACCTCGGCCACGTCCCACACCTGCCCGAGGATGTTCGACACCTGCGGGAACGCGACGACCCGCGTCCGCGCCGAAATCAGCCGCTCCAGCGTCCCCACGCGCGGGCGCCACAGCCCCTCATCATCGATCTCCGTCGGCCAGAGCGTCACCTTCCAGCCGCGCTCCGCCAGGCGCAGCCACGGGCCGATGTTCGCCTCGTGCCCCGCGGTCGCGACGATCACCTCGTCGCGCACCGGGCGCGACGCCCCGCTCCCCGCCGCCGCCTGGCGCGCCCGGTCCGCGGCGGACGCGTAGCACGACGCAAGCAGGTGGCACAACGCCGTGCTCGAATGCCCGATGATCACGCTCCCGCTGGTCTCCTCCGCGGGCGCAAACTCCCGGGGCGAGGCGTGCACGAAGACCTTCGCGACCTCGTGCGCCCGGCGCAGGTTCTGCGACGCCGCCAGCGACGGGGCGTAGTCGCCCCCGAGCTGCGCGTACGTCTCGCGCAGGCAGCGCGCCGCCTGCGCGATCACGCAGCGGGGCAGCTGCGACCCGCCCGCGTTGTCCAGGTACACCGTCCCGGCGTCGAGCGCGGGGAACTGCGAGCGGATCTCGTCGAGCGTGGGCGGGGTCGGCATCGCGCCATCCTCTCACATGCCCCGCCCCGCCGCAATGCCTCTCGATACCACCGCGGCCGGGCCTACGCCACGCCCAGCGACGACAGCACCGTCGCCGGGTTGAGCTTCGACGCCTGCTCGCGGATCTGCGGCAGGTGCGACGCGTACGCCTGCTTGGCCGTCGTCAACTCGCGCCCGAACAGCCCCCGCAGGTCGATCGCCCCGAAGGTCCGCCCGCCCGCGTAGTACTGGGCCGCCACACGCCCGAGCGCGTACGTCGTCGCGAAGCTCATCCCCACGCCCAAAGCCCCCGGCGCGAGCGAGCCGACCCACCCGCCCACCGACCCGCCCAGCATGCTCTTCGCCGCACGCTCGAGAAATCCGCCGACGATCTTGCGCGCGTACCCCTCGACGATCTGCGACGTCGCGCCCACGCCCACCGTCGCCAGGAAGTCCGTGATGTGCCCGCGATCCAGCGAGTAGCCGTACTTCGACCCGATCGAGTACACCATCTTCATCTGGATGGGGATGATCGCGGCGCTCGCCAGGCCCTGCGGCAGCAGTTCCAGCGCGCCGCACAGTACCGCGTGCGTCATGATCGTCGAATCCACCTCGCGCCGCACCGGGTCGGCCCCCGGCGCGGACGCCGCCGGCACGGGCGTCACCGGCACGGGCAAGGCCGCGGGCGTCCGCACATCAGCGCTCGCGGCGTTCTCCGCGGCACGCCGGATCGCCCCCGCGTCCGCCGCGGGAATCTCCAGCGCCCGCGCCAACTCGTCCAGGAACGTCCCCTCGTCGCGCGAGGTCGTGTCGTCGGCGTCGCAGACCGCGACCGCCATCTCGTACGCCGCCCGGCGCACCGCCGGGGTCCGCAGCGCCGACGCCTCGCGCGCCGCGGTCGTCCGCTTCGTCAGCGCCCGCTCGTACACGCCCGCCAGGTCGAGCTCCGACGGCGCCAGCCCGTCGAGCGTCGCCTTCACGCGCTCGCGTTCGGCGTCGGATTTGCTCCCGTCCGCCATCGCCGCCAGCAGCGCGATCGCCAGCACCGCCTCGCGCTCGCCCGTCGTCATCACCATGTCGTCGCTCATCGTCGAACTCCTCCGTCGGCGTCACCCGCCGCCCGAACCCCTCGTTGGAGGTTTCCCGCCGCCGGTTGCAGCCTACACGCCTTCGAGCGCCCGCATCACCGCCGCGGCGGCCGCGTCCTCGCCCCGCGCAGGCCGCTCCACCTCGATGTCGGGCTTCACCCCCACGCCCTCCGGGCGCTCCCCGCCCCGCGTGATGTAGTCCGACACCGGGACCTGCACGACGAACCCGTGCGGCAGGGGCAGGTACCGCGACACGAGCAGCGCCCCCGCGCTCGTCCGCCCCACGAGCACCGCCCCGCGCAGGTCGCGTAAGGCCGCGCTCGTCACCTCCGACGCGCTCGCCGACCCGCCATCGATCAGCACGCCCAATCGCCCCGGGTACGGCGCGCTTTCGTTCGGCGGCACGCGCAGGTGGTCCGTCGACCACGCCGCCACCGCCCGCGCGTCCGACGGGTCTCCCCCCGTCGCCTCGACGAACCGCGCCGCCAGTTCGTTCGTCACGGGTGTCCCGAACGCCTCGCCCTCGGGCGCCAGCAGCGACATCAGGTGCAGCAGGTTCGAGACCTTCCCCCCGCCGTTGCCCCGCAGATCGATCACCAGCCCCGGCTTCCAGAACGCGCGCGCCACCAGTTCCTCGATCTCGAACGGGTCGTAGCCCTGGTTGAACGTCGGGATCCGGATGAGCGCCGTCCGCTCGCTCAACTCGCGGTACTCCGCGGGCTGGCGCCGCTCGGTCAGCACGCGCTCCACGCGGATCTCGCGCGTCTCGCCGCTCAGTTTGCGCACGCGCAGCACCGCGACCGAGCCGCTGTCGCCCTCGAGCGCCTCGGGCGTGGTCGCGCGCTCGCCGTCCACATGCGTAATGACATCGCCCGGCTGCAGGCCCCGCTCACCCGCCGCGGACTCTGGGCTCAGCCCCAGCACGCGCAGCCCGCCCTGCGCAGGCCGCACCTCGGCCCCGATCCCGATGCGGATGGTCCGTCGCATCGTCGACGCGGCCTCGGGCGGGATGAGCGCCACGTGGCTGATGCCGAACCGGCCCAGCGCCCGCCCCACCTGGATGGCGAACGCCGTCGCGTTGGGCGCCCGGTCGATCGCATCGCGGCTTGCCTCCAGATACTCGGGCCACCGCCGAAAGTCCACGCCCCCCACGTACGCCTGGCGCGCGAGGTGCTCGGTCAGGGCGTGCAGCACCTCGTTCTTCGCCGCGGCGTCGATCTCCTGCGCCCGCGCGGCCGTCGACGCCACCGCGCACGCCACCAGCGCGCACACCCACGCCGCCGCCCGCCACCACGCCCCGCGCATCGTCAGACCCCCGCCCACGACGCCTCGTCCTTCTCGATGATGCCCCGCGCGTACGCCTCGCGCAGGAACCTCGCCAGCCCCGCGCGCGCCCGCTCGTCGAGGTCGTACCGCAGCAGGTCGCCCAGGTACCGCGCCGCCAGAGCCTCATCCCAGCGCGCCAGGGGCGCGCGTCGCGCGACGATCCACCCCAGTCGCGCCAGGTTCCGCCGTCGCTGACGATCCAGCAGCGCCGCCGCCATCCGGATCCGCTCGTCGTTCGCCTCCGCCGCGCGGCACATCCACGCCGCGTACACAAACCCCAGCCCCGTCCACGCCTTCCACGCCTCGCCCAGATCCAACTGGTGCGGGTACCGCGCGGCCGGGGGCGGGTCGGTCGCCACCTTGTCGCCGATCAGCAGCACCGTCGCGGGCCAACTGTCATCCAGCGTTTCCGCGACCTGGGCCGCGCCGCCGCCGCGCTGCACCCGCTCGCGCGCGTCGAACGCCGCCACGTCCACCCGGCGCCCGTACAGCGCGTCGAGCAGCACCCGCGCCAGCACCACCGACGTGTGGCTGTCGGTGTCGGCGTGCAGCGTCCGCACCTCGCCCCACGGCACGCTCGAGAACACCCGCACCGTCAGCGTCGGCCCGTCGCACCCGATCATCCCGCTCGCCAGCAGGCGCAGCGGCACGTCCGATCGCACCGCATCTACCACCGACGCCAGCCCGATGTCCGCCTCGCCGGACGCCAGCAGGTCGACGATCCCCGACGGCACCGCCGGGACGAGCTCCAGCCCGTCCACGCCGTCAAGCCCCTCGACCAGCGGGGCGGTGTTCAAGTACCGGACGCACGCGACGCGGACTGGACCCATGCCGCAGGGTATGAGCACCGCTGTCGCCTCCCCAGTGCCCAGTGCCTCTGCTACGCTCGCGCCCATGGACGACCGCGAACTCGTGCTCATCGGCGGCGGCGGGCACGCCCTGGTCGTCGCCGAGTCCATCGGCGACGCCGCCACCATCCTGGGTTTCTTCGACGACGACCCCCACGCCCGCCTCGCGCGCCTGGGGTTCGAGCACCTCGGGCCCTTCGCCCGCCTCACGACCGACTTTGACGCCCACGCGATGCTCGGCCTGGGCGACATCGCGCTGCGCCGGGCGCTGCTCACGCGCCTGCCGGCCATGCGCAGCGTCGGCATCACGCACCGCACCGCGTACGTCTCGCCCACCGCGTCCCTCGGGCGGGGCGTCTTCATCGCGCCCCACGCCGTCGTCCACACGCTCGCCTCGGTCCTCGACCACGCGATCATCAACACCGGCGCGATCATCGAGCACGAGTGCGTCATCGGCGAGAACGTGCACGTCGCGCCCGGGGCCGTCCTCGCGGGGAACGTCCGCGTCGGGCACGACACGCTCGTGGGCGTGGGGGCGCGCGTCAACCCGAACATCCGCATCGGCGTGGGGTGCAAGATCGGCGCCGGGGCCGTCGTCGTGCGCGACGTGCCCGACGGCGTGATCGCCGTGGGCGTGCCCGCCCGCCCCGTCACGCCCCCCGCCCGGTGATCCGCCCTCAGTCCGTCAACTGCCCGAACACGACCAGCACGAGCGTCATGATCGTCGCGTTGTGCAGCGAGTGCGCCACGATCGGCCCGATCAGGCTGCCGCGCCATTCGCGCATCAGCGCGAACACGAAGCCGATGGTGATCACCGGCATCAGCAGCAGCACGTCGTACCCGTGCATCACGCCGAACACCAGCGCCGACACCGCCGCCGCCACCAGCACCCCCACCCGCGAGCGCAGGTGCCGGTACAGCGCCCCCCGGAACACGAGCTCCTCCGCCAGCGGCGCCCACACCGTCGCGAGCAGGAACAGCAGCACCAACTGGGCCGTCCCCGCGCCGCCGATGATCTCCACGATCGGGTTCTTGGGCGGCTCGGCGTCGGGCCCGGCGATGAACTGCCGCACGATCACCACCACCATCGACACCACCAGCGCCGCCCCCAGCAGCGGCAGGCCCGCCAGGTACCCCACCACGCCCGCGCCGATCTCGCGCAGCACGCCCTGTCCCGAGTGCCAGCCGATCAGCGTCGCGTGCTCCCGCCACGTCACCCCGCGCAGCAGCGGGTACAGCGGCACCAGCAGCAGCAGCCACTGCCCGGCCAGCGCCGCCGTCATCGC
Protein-coding regions in this window:
- a CDS encoding Yip1 family protein, translated to MNCKSCDYPLWNLRGRECPECGTPFRPSDFDFTLNAVRFCCPHCGQDYYGTGDRGHLVPDSFACVSCARPITMDECLLLPTAGVREEQTRPDDMPWLERRRHGVISAWFKTIGRAMVTPGRLMDAIPAEGPSGFVFGAVTTSIFLLVSVAPLFVFILVMGAGVGGRPSMNAVAGIAGGGGATILGAIVGIIMFLGLWIVCTHGTLRITGGAPYPIKRTCQALCYSSGANVLTALPCLGMYFGFLFVIWWIVAACIMVARGHRISGGRATLAVLALPILLAVVGGGWLTYGIVTAMNTINAANPGGTGTTTYSPAMPPPPPPTPPIPFQVNPPAEPAPTDETGDPDQPDAPASDAPVEEPPTAEPPARVDPQ
- a CDS encoding nuclear transport factor 2 family protein yields the protein MTRARRSSFIGPLVPLAALVCLSPIVAAQGITPRTQPDSEPPASPAPSDPAPPVPTPPAPSDPAPPPPDAPLEFREFTARDGRTVRFLLRLPTSPDERRPSPMVVALPPGKGDEAMVRRGVQLYWSGDAFRRSWILLSPAAPARAAWADEPRLLAELLDHVATITRWENGLAHLAGVSAGGLAAFTAATEDPGRFASLTVLPGAPANDDVLLRLDRLRTVPVTIFVGADDAEFWLPQARRAAARLREVGASCDLRVLEGQAHVLALDGPTLHDALESRRPSRRGVIAPHELARRAVDGVLTDFHDAAAKADEVRYFEHFAPDAVFLGTDATERWTLPQFRAFALPYFQRESAWTYVATARRISVSPSGDTAWFDEMLQNAKLGTCRGSGVLVRTDDRGERRWRIAQYNLSIPVPNALAEQVVGLIRGAQAPADPPRTPPPAP
- a CDS encoding lysophospholipid acyltransferase family protein, whose translation is MTKRWTYSPASDLMLPPEERWRSVRREQGLFSWLGHRASLGVLRAYFGVCHRLRVIGAEHLPLAPPFVVISNHASHLDSLALACVLPRTARSFAFPIAAGDAFFNSVLLSALSATFINAVPLWRKKVTTHAMADLRTRLLEGRSGFILFPEGSRTRDGGVQAFRAGLGMLVAGTGVPVVPCYIDGAFSAMPPGSRVPRPRRLTIIVGPALRFDDVPDEREGWTRIAEQTRARVMALAGACGADRPEPARPG
- a CDS encoding phosphatidate cytidylyltransferase; protein product: MEHLFSARGAFDHVVTRWCLGVVAGALLFTPLAIVTFRGMGKMSPRTRADVWTRYRTWLVIAPGALVPILACAATAMGLVLVLSLLCFREFARATGLFRDRLLSGAVACAIVATVFACADNWYGLFVAVPPLTVVLIAGLGVLEDRPEGYLQRVSLACMAYLLFGAGLAHLAFLANDADFRPILCALVLCVQGGDILAYVCGKLFGRRRVFPNTSPRKTLGGHLGALLAVAPTFAFLAHLIWPNTPLDRTVLLLALGLLVGAGAQLGDLVLSSIKRDLGVKDLATSLPGHGGFTDRCNSLLLVAPAAFHMINTFVDLGAGRAARVFTSH
- a CDS encoding aminotransferase class V-fold PLP-dependent enzyme; protein product: MPTPPTLDEIRSQFPALDAGTVYLDNAGGSQLPRCVIAQAARCLRETYAQLGGDYAPSLAASQNLRRAHEVAKVFVHASPREFAPAEETSGSVIIGHSSTALCHLLASCYASAADRARQAAAGSGASRPVRDEVIVATAGHEANIGPWLRLAERGWKVTLWPTEIDDEGLWRPRVGTLERLISARTRVVAFPQVSNILGQVWDVAEVCEVVRRHGARSVVDGVAFAPHAAPDVRAYRCDWYVYSSYKVMGPHAGVLYGSHEALAELDGPNHEFIPRHDVPRVYEVGGVAHEACAMILGLWEYACYIARRDPSQAIEREVFERAFAYLGRLEHDLTRRLLDGLSTVPRVRLVGSPVADARRVSTVSFTAAGATSASVARSANLRGIGIRFGSFYSRRLAIELGIDPDDGVVRISPLHYTSPGEVDLALDHVQRVLSAAPVSPGAATSVTTPR